CGGTCCTTTGCAAACGTGTCTTTCCATTGGTCCCACAACCGGCGGAGTTCAGAAACATATCGAGCGTGAAGTTCATTGACATAGTTATCGTCAATTTTGTCTCGCTCATGTTGCTGGATAACCTGAATCGGGCGACCGACGACGATGTTCAATGGGCAACGGTACGGCATCAAGCCTACATCATAGTTAAAAACACCGCGGGCATGGAAAAGCGGGATAGTGAAGCCCATGGTATGCTTTATGAGCATTTGGAATTTGTGTAtaagaggatgatgatccGAGCGTACTTGCTCATAAAGATCATTTTCGCCAAATGCAAGAACGGGTaccaagtcagcaccggtGCGGATCGCTAGCTTGATGAAACCTTTGCGCCGTTTCAAGACCAGCCGTATAGAATGTGGCAGGGCGTCAAGAGACTCCCGAGCACCACCAATCACGATGGTAATGGCGCGTCCCATGCCTTCACCATCGGCACCCCCTTTGGTAAGTAAGTTCTCGCAAGATTCGCGGGAAACACTTGCAAGCCCCATGGCGAGAGCATATTCTCTGTAAAATGGAATTCGGAAATTGGAGTCAAGGGTCAGTAAAGTATTCGTGATCTCCGGGAAAAGTCTGGAAAATCCGAGTGCCTCCGTCGCAAATGCTGCGAACGCGCCATGAGAGATGATTCCATGTGGATGATATCCAAATATATACTTGCGCGTCGGAAGAAGCGGCTCTGAACGATGCAGCTGGGCGGGAAAGTAGGACACATATATCGACCAGGCTCGAAGAGAACGCAAGAACTCGCTCCGGCGGCCTAACGTTCCCGATGTGGCTGTCGTGGAGAAAAGCGAGATATAAACAAGGTAAGGAATCAATATCGGCCAGAATAACGGTATTGCGCACGTGAAAAAGAAGCAAGTCAGGAATATGGCAATGGTGAGAGTATGACACAGTACCACAAAGGTCTGCAGGCGCCGTTCGAGTCCAATGTTCAATGGTGCCCAATGAATACTGTGATCAGTTGTCAGCTCGCCTGAAGACTCCCATTCCAAAAGAACGGGTTTTTCTCACCCTCCCCTTTTCTCCCGATTCCCTAGCTTGTTTGGGCGAGTGTTGCCAGAAGCCCCACGTAACTGTGATGCGTTATGATTGTGCTTTGGATTTTCTCCTTTCCAGTTTCGGTGTTCAAATGATTCTGATTCAGTATCGTCTGCGGGGTGGGACTTTCGATGAGATTGAGACCGACTATCCCGAGCTGCCAGGTTTGCTTTATTTGATCTGAGGGGCATTCCTTGCCCCACGGCCGTCGCATCTTGTCGCGCAAGTGATTCTCCCAGAGCTCGTGCAACGGGCTCTTTGACGATGCTGGATGTGGACATTTGGGACCATCAGACAAGCTAAGACGTCTCTGGTATAATAGAGTCAGGAAATTTGTAGTACAAAAACTGCAGCTTCATTTAGCAAGAGCAGATGTCATGGTAGATCCTACATTAAAGGAGCGGCTGAAGGAACGGATAGTCGATTGCGCTAACTCCGCACGTGTGGAGAAGCGATGATGACATGGCTCTTGGGTGTACATAcatattattattctttCATTAATTAGAGTCTCTCTCATATATTTCAGTTTATTGATAGGGTCTATATGTACTATATCTTAATATCTATTACAAGGGATTTGCATCGGTAGAGCGTAAAAAGGTACCAGAAGTAGGGTCGACCAAGAGGTATTATGTACTCCCTTTCTAAATTCCAATGCTGAACGCCATGCACGAATTTACAGTCAGAAACAGGCAGAAAcagggagaagaaaaaacagaaaaaagGACCTAAGAATATTTCGGCCAGAAAAACCATCCAAAGACAAGTTGCAGAGAGAAACCCATCGTTTTCTCAGAGCCCCCTGTACCACGCGTTTTCTAGGACTTAACCATAAAAATCTGGATCTCGATTAGCAATAGGGCCTTTTGAATGTAAATGTGCGGCTTTAATTACCTCATTAAGGGACTTGTCATCCAAGAGTGCCCTCTTTTTCTGTGCGATATGCCGCGCCCTAGTAACATTCCTGCCCAGTGGAACGCGCCCTTTCTTCGACGTTGAGGTCGGTGCAGTCACTGATGATGCCTCCATTCCCCCCGCAGCAACATTCGCTTCCATCATGACGGCATCCCTGGTTGTCGTTCCTGAATCAAGATCCTCGCTGTCCTCGCTGTGCTTCCTCTTCTTAGCTTTTTTATCCCGTTTTCTTTGTGATTTGTCTTTCTCGTCTACTTGTGagttctccttctcctttttatccttcttttcctttctcttcttctcctttttctcctttttctccttcttctcttttttctcttctttctccttctcgttACTCTTTAAACCCCTGTTAGGTACTGAGGCAGAAGCGTCATTGTTTGTTCCATTGCCCTTTTCATTCGTAGATTCTTCTGAGCAGTTCAATTCTCGATCACCGTTTTCAGGAGACTTGGTGGTAGCAGCGTCGGTCTTCTCCTGGACCAATAGACCGCCACGAACGAACCTGACGGCTTGCCATTTCGTTGCTGCATAGCGGGCCAGTTTGATGTCATCACGTCTCCGTTGCTCTTTCTCCAATTCGACGTCTGACTTCCCGTTTAGTCGGCCTAGTAGTCCTTTGAAAGCATCAAGACCAGTTGGCTCATCCAGAAGCTTAGGCCGGGCGCCTAAACCCAGAGTGTCATCTTTCACAGTGACTCTGATGTGAGATGCGCTGGCAGGAGTGAGCATATCAGCATGCGCAGCATTCCGAGCGCCTAAAAGACTCCCTGGAGTCCATCCTTGGGAACTGAGAATCTTATGCCCGAAGCCACTCGTCGATCGGGACCAATTTACGTTGTTTGGGTCATGCGATAGCTTTGTTCGCCTAGATTTCAAAAATGATAGAGGATCAGAGATATGCTGGTTTAAATTTTTAAttgacctttttttttttttttcggccGGAGAGAAGAAGTTGAGGATATCACATACTTGCGAGGCGCTGCCAAACCCATCTACGGCAGTCAATAGATCAGAATTTTGCGCacgctcttttctttttcttgggcGCTTGAATGACAAGAAAATAATAtcaagagaagagaaaaacaaCAAAAGATGGGAGATAGTCTGGAGGACAACGATAATAataagaaaaataaaaaaaagttTCAAAATTGTTATCAATCACTGATAGGAAGCCCTTTTGATGAGTAAGCTATCTAAATCCGGAGGTTCTTCAGGAGAATGGAAACAACATGTGAGAAGTCTCGCCCATTATATAAGGCTTCCAATTGTTTACAGGGTAAGGTTGAGGAATGGGGTAATATAATGGGTTTTTTACTCTTGGGTtataaaagagaaaaaggccatgtaaaaaaaaaaaaagacatctTACATAATGCATAGTAACTttagttaactagttaatTAGTTAACTTGTAAATGGAATCGAACTGGAACACATCTCCGACTATTTAAACGCGACTCGGATACCTATGCTTTTTGTGTTGGCATCTATCCTAATTATGCCCATTTGGTAGATTAAAGCCATGTCTATGTCTAGCTTACGGATTTTTTGCCAGGACTATCCGCAACGAACAATTGCTCTGGTGACCCCAGAACACGCCTTGATCTTCTACTGCTCAACAGATATAGTGCCTAATTCCCAGCGGGAGCCGCCACGCTGTTTAGTGGAGTTCTCAAGCTTATCATCTGTAGACCTTAAAGGTTACAGAGTCTTAGGAAATGGATATGGCACACTTGGCTTGGTCACACTGAACGAAGATGTCTTCCTGTGTGTTGTAACTGGTTCTTCGAAAGCTGCAACGGTCAGACCTGGAGAGACAATATTGAGGATTGATAATGTGGACTTCTGTATTACTTCCCCGCCATTCTTGAAACACATCTTTACATCTGCCGGGTAGGAACTGACTTGAATAGTTTGTCTTAATCGTCCAGACTATGATGGACTGGATTATGAGGCCGAGTTTGCAACCGATGAATACAACCATGCCACTGCTCCGGGTGTTGAAGACAGAGAGTTTGATTATCCATTCCTTGCCTTGAAGAAGTTGCTCAGCGATGGCAGTTTCTACTATAGCCGTGATTTCAATCTCACGGATCGGTTGCAAGATCGGTGAGCCAATTCGAACTCTCGCTCACCAGGCTTGGCTGACGCGCTGTCAGTGCTGAAAAGTCGGCGGCTTTTGATATCGGAACGCTTGATGAAGATATGCTATGGAATTCATACATGATCAGTTCTCTGCTCCTCTTCCGAAGCCACCTCCCACCACCCGAAAGGGAACGCCTTGACTCCTCCAAGATTCTTACCTGTGTCATACGAGGGTTCGCTAACACATTGACGATTCCTGCCTCTGTTCCTATCCTGCCTCCAGCTCAAACCAATTTACCGTCTACCCTAACGATAATCTCGCGTCAAGCTTCACGACGCGCGGGAACGCGATTCAATTCCCGTGGCATCGATGATGACGGAAATGTCGCTAACTTCGTAGAAACTGAAACGATTCTCTGGATGCCCTCCGGCATTACATTTTCTTATGTTCAAGTGCGCGGATCAGTGCCTATCTTTTGGGAACAAGCCACAGGGTTCCTTCCCGGACAGCAAAAGATTGAAATAACACGGTCTACCGAGGCAACACAGCATGCGTTCAATAAGCACTTTGAACACCTCGAATTAGAATATGGAGCCGTTCACGTTGTTAATCTTCTCAGCGGGCTCAAATCCGGAGAAACAGAGCTCTCGGCAAAATTTCGCTCACATATCATGAGGAGGCTTGAACAGAAAGAAGATGTCGGTATTTTGTCCGACCATGCACTTCTGCGGGTCACTGAGTTCGATTTCCATGCGGAAACCCGGGGCCCACTTGGATACGGGGCAAGCAGCCAGATCAGACACGAGGTAATGAATTCTTTACAGGGGTTCGCTTACTTCTTGTCGGAAGATTCTGAGTATACAGCCACATCTGTTGTTGGAAGTTCAGATTCGCAAAAGAGTTCCCCTATTGTTCTACAACAAGAGGGTGTTTTTCGGACGAACTGCTTGGACTGTCTCGATAGGACCAATCTTGTACAGACAATACTCAGTTCAATGGCACTTGAGCTGTTTCTTTCCCAACAAGGAGCTGCCTTGAGTACTGAAGTTCAAATGAGGCATTCAACTCTGTGGGCTGATAATGGTGATTCTCTCTCAAAGATATATGCAGGGACCGGCGCTTTGAAGAGTTCATTTACCCGGCATGGAAAAATGTCACTTGCAGGTGCGCTTGCAGATGCACGCAAAACAGCCACACGGCTATACGTGAACAATTTCTCGGATAAAGCGCGCCAAAAAACGATTGAGCTTCTATTAGGGCGTTTAACGAATCAAATGCCAGTGCGCCTATACGATCCTCTCAATGATATGGTATCTCAAGAGCTTAGTCAACGGGCATCAGAATATTCCTTTGCCCGATCAATAAGGGTATGGGCTGGTACTTTCAACGTAAACGGAAGCGGCCTTGGTCCAGATGTTGACCTTGCGCCATGGTTGTTCCCAGTCCTCGATCAACAGGGGGATGAACCGACAATATTTGCCGTTGGGTTTCAGGAAATTGTCGCACTAAGTCCGCAGCAGATAATGTCCACAGATCCTACCACACGTAAAGTATGGGAAAATGCTGTGAAAAGCTGTTTGAATAGTCATTCAAAATCGAGAGGCTTAGGGAAGTATGTCCTTTTACGGAGCGGTCAACTTGTCGGTGCGGCTTTAATGGTATTTGTGAAAGAAGATGTGCTCAAAGAAATCAAAAATGTTGAAGGGAGTGTCAAAAAGGCAGGTTTTCTAATTATGGATCGTTAATTATAATGCTAACAGCCCAATAGACAGGCCTTTCTGGAATCAGCGGCAACAAGGGAGGCTGCGCAATTCGTTTTGAGTATTCCGATACCCGGATATGCTTCGTGACAGCGCATCTTGCAGCTGGATTTGCAAACTATGATGACAGAAACAGAGACTACGAGACCATAGAAAGCGGTCTTAGGTTTCAGAAAAATAGGTCAATTCGAGACCATGACACCATTATATGGCTGGGTGATTTCAATTATCGAATCGGTCAGACTAATCAAAATGTCAGAGAACTTCTGCTTCGCGGGGATTATCAGCGACTCTATGACCATGATCAGGTACTACGCATGACTATTATGCAACATACATATGGCTGACAACGGTCCATAGTTGAACTTGCAAATGTTAGCGGGAAGGGCTTTCCACTTCTACTCCGAGGGCCCAGTATGCTTCCCTCCGACATACAAATATGATACTGGCAGAAATGAATATGATACCTCGTAAGATGCCCTGAACTTGCCAGACGGTTGAGGGAATTAGACTGATTTTCCCTCCAGAGAGAAAGCACGTGTACCTGCATGGTGTGATCGAGTGTTGTGGAAAGGATCCAACCTCTATCAAATATACTATAATGCTGCAGATTTACGGTTTTCTGACCATCGACCAGTTTGTGCGAAGTTCATTTGCACAATTAATGTCATTGATGAATCTTTGAAGGCTCAGCTCAGGCAAGCCCTCTATGATGAGAGACAGCATGGCATGCATGACTCCCTCGCAAAAGGAACCATGCAGGTGGATATAATAGATAGGGAGGCTATTCAGGCTGCTGAAATTACACCTGCCCTTCCAGCAGCCAGTTCAGACAACTATAAGTGGTGGTTAGATGATGGTATGTTCCATACCTTTTGTGGCATTTCTCAACTTtcatttctctccctctctttttccctttctcccccctctctctcttcatcTGTGTTTGTGTGGTATTGACGACCGGAAGGCGCCCCCGCGAGGTCAACCATGAGGCCACCAGCAAATGACTTTGCTGTAAACGTTAATCGAGATTCTAACCCATTTTTCTCGAATAACGAACCCGACTGGGTCCGTATATCAGGTCCATCAGAATTGGGTACAAATATGAACAGCAATACGAACACGGGGCAAGCGTCACCGCGTTCTTCGGAATGCGAGCTTCTCGGTGTGTCGCCAACCCAACCGGAAGCTGCCGACCAACAAAGCATTGTCACTTGGGGAACACAAGGTTCCCGAAGAGTAACACAAGATGTGAAAACAGCGCCTCCAATACCTCGAAAGCCAATTTCCCTAAGCTTGAGGGAAAGGTCACATGATGTGAAACCAGGGCAGACCCTACTGATGAGAGATGAGGATACAACCCGGTCCGAGTCACACTTACGGCCTATGAAAGACTTACGTTCACTAGAAATTGCAAAACCAGGCTCAACGTCTCGAGACTCAGGTTCAAATTCAAGTCACGCGCATCGACATAACAGACAAGAAGCACAGCAATATACAAATACTGGAAGGGATACCAATGATCTCTTGGGCGATATTAATGATGGGAGTATCACTTGGAAACCACTACTCTAGAGGTATAAACGCTTGGTTTTCTGTCACCTGACATTCATATCTTCCAGCTTGGGAGTACGTCAAGAGAAATCCGAAATACAATTATGGAAATTTCACCACTAATCTATTGTACATCGTAGTATGTTATGATTTACCACTGCCCTTCTGCGGCCACGTTGAGCAGAAACATACCAGTACTTTCAGAGACATGACAAACAAGCAAGGGGTGGCGAAACCCTAATGGAGTAGTGATTACTACTGTACATATGTAGTAATGGCTAGCGAGGGTGTTCTCTATAGAACAATGATCCGGTGTATCCCTCTCCACTGTTGTCTTGCATAGTAATTTACGAAGAGACTAGTAAACCAAGGCCTCTTTCTTTGAACCGACTTTAGACAGACAAGATACAACAATGCCCTCAGAAAGTGCCTGCTCATTGTACAGCCCTGGGTAGTGAAGATCAACCCGACACCGAAAGGAAAAGCCATTCCTCTATGAAACCCACGCATGATAATAAAATATACCTTGGATCTGCTCAATtcacaagaagaaaaatgagCCTTATACTAACGAATATAAACCTAGCATTTATCCTTCCTTGAAGCTAGTATCCAATGTGACATTATCATGTTCAAGGTGCCTTTACCGTAGCTCGGCAGCTTTAGGGTCAGTCACTAGCCGCGAATCTCGAACCCAACGCCACCACAGCGCAGCGGATGTTTCAAGTTAATCGGCTATTCAGCCTTCCTTACCACTTTCCAACCCTTGTTTGACTTCATGCGGTGACCCCCGACAACCCACATGGCGAACGCTCCAGGGTCTTTTTGTCGTTGTTTCTTGGCACCTAAGTGGGGAGAGATCAATGGTCAGCAATATATCAGAAAGTAAAAATGCTACAAAAGCAACAGCAGACAGAGTATTCAAATATtgtgaaaaagaaaaaaggaaaggaaagaacgAAGGCACTGTAACCACAAGAATGAGCGCATACCTATTTTCTTTGGTTCCTCGGAAGCAGGTACAGCTTCTTCTACCTCTGGGGCTGCTGGTGGTTCGGGTTCTGGAGCAGGTTCGGGTTCAGGTTCTGGAGCAGTTTCCGGGGCAGGCTCGGGATCAGGCTCGGGAGCTGCTGGAGGCTCTGGAGCTGGCTCGGGATCTGCTGGAGCTTCTGGGGCTGGAGGAGGTTCAGGAGTCTTGGGCTTTTCAGGTATCGGCCACATGTGCATGGTTATGCTCCAATCAGGCTCAATAACAGTATCCCAAATCTGCGGAAGTATTATATCGCCATTGGGACCCACGAGGTCATAATGACCATCAGCAACATGGGGTCCTATAACTTCTATGTGGAGGAAAGCTTGGCGTATAAGCTCCTCCATGCCCTttaacaatggattagttATGCCCGCAATGGTAATAAGAACACAGATCTCACCTGCCAAGTGCAGCATAATTCAAACGGAAAACTAAATTTCCTCCCAATGGCGTCTTTGAATTTTATCGGCTTTTTCTTATCCTCCGGAGGGGGCTGTTGATTAGCAGCTTCTGCCTGCGCCGCAGCGATTgcttccgctgctgctgcatttGCGGCCTCAGTTGCGGCCGACGCCGCTTCTGCtgccgccgctgctgccgcttCTTCAGCCTCTTGCTTTGCCTTGGCGGCTTCTTCGGCAGCTTTCTGTTCAGCTTCAGCcctggcagcagcagcggcctCCTCGGCGATCTGCTTCTCATGGGCAGCGCGTTCCTCTCTAGCAGCCTGTTCGGCTGCCTCCTTCTCAATCTCTGCCTGGCGAGCGGCCTCTCGAGCTTCTCGGGCTTCACGCTCCGACCTCTCCTCTAAAATCAGCTTTTCTagccttgcaatggcttCATCCTTGGCTGCATCTGCAGGTGGAGCGGGCGGAGGAGATGGACTCGATTCCTCTCGACTTGGGGATGGCACACGCGGATAGTTACCATAATAAGGTTGAATCATCCCTGGAGCCATTGGATACGGCTCTCTAAATGGATAATAGCCATTCTGGCCGTAAGGTACTAGATCATGAGAGTTTAAAGGAGCACCACCATAGAAGTGCGGCCCATTTGACGGTATCGGGTGTGACAATGCTTGCGGCGGTGGACTCTGTACACTGCTCCGAGTGTGAGCGACCTGGGGGTGATGGGCATGACGCCCGAAATGCCCTGGAGAATCCTGAACAAAGAATGGAGATATGGGTGCACCCGGTGGGTGGTGGTGAAACTGGTTGCTGTACGGATAAAGGGGATGTCCATATGGCGATTGTTGGTTCATTCCACTGTGGTGGCCCACCCTTACAAGTTGGTCGGATGGAGGATGAGCACCATTTGGATGCCCAAACGGCCCATGTGGAACTGTTTCATGGGGATATGTATATGATGGACCTGGAGACGAATTGTGGGCATATGCTGGCCCTTGGGACACGGGCGGCCAAAACCTTCGGTCCTgagatggtctgtcataagGTGCTGTATACTCTTCGCCAGAATCTTCACTTTCTGGAGACTCGGGTGAAGGAGGTCGACGTGAACGACGAGGAAGTGGCTCTCGGTCTTGTACATAATGACGCCTCGGTGCGTGACGTCGCATAGAACCAGAAGCTGGCATCCGATCCATGGCTCGCATTCGGGTTCGACCCGTCGTCCTCGGCCGAGAAGCCGAATCAGACGGCTTCAGTTCATCCGGGTATGGTAGATGTGCCCACTCGTCGTAGGGGTCCTGATATACATGACTCCCTGAATCTGAAAGCGGGGATCCTCGAATTCCGGACGAGTCCTCTTCGTCTGATATAGAAGAATGATCCGATCCGATAGTGATATTGAACCTGCCCAGCGATAAGCGATCAGCCCAGGTAAGAGCCCAATCGATGAAGACCAGTATGTATAACGTACGGCATAGGGTTCAAGAAATAGGTTGTCGCCCTGTTCTTTCCTCGCTTTTTCACTTAGGTACGAGTGAAGCGGGCGTAGAAATAGAGTTTCCAATTTTATAAAAGACGAGCGATATGCGAAATGCGGTGACGGATGCCCTGATCTGCCAATATGAGGCGGGGTATCTAAAAGGAGAGGGGCCAAGGGAGTGGGAAAACagataaaaataaaaaataaaaagggCAGGCTTGATGTGCCGGGCGTGCTATTATCCGTTGTAGTACGTCCAAATTGCAGTGGCGCCGCCCAAGTGAGAAATGATCCAGAAATCTTGCAAAACCTCAGTAATGCAGGAGGATGGGTCTGTTCATATTTGGGTTTGGGATTGATCTATCCAATTCCTAGTGATGGCTTGACAAACAAGGGGAATGGCGGCACCAAGGCACCAAGCACGAGTCACCAAGATATGAGGGGCAAAGTAATCATTTCAGAGAGAACAGTATAATGGCCGCAACAGTCAAGAaggataaaaaaaaaaaaaaggcgagagaggagaaaagggTTAAAGAAGAAGGATCGAGAACTCTGATACTGCAGTagtgtacagagtagtatGAAGCAAACGCTGACTGCCCGACTGAATACAGAATTTCATTGGATCTGGTGGCCTAATGGCAAAAGTTGGGCATGGTTATTGAGGACCAGTGAGCTCATTGTGCTTACCCTGCTGCCCAACTGCCCAATTAGCACATTCAATGCTCCCTGTCAAATACTTACTGCAGAGGGACGATATCAAGAGGCTTGAAAATTGCA
This region of Aspergillus chevalieri M1 DNA, chromosome 4, nearly complete sequence genomic DNA includes:
- the DGA1 gene encoding diacylglycerol acyltransferase type 2A (BUSCO:EOG09261G92;~COG:I;~EggNog:ENOG410PF9N;~InterPro:IPR007130;~PFAM:PF03982;~TransMembrane:2 (i120-146o152-169i);~go_function: GO:0016747 - transferase activity, transferring acyl groups other than amino-acyl groups [Evidence IEA]) — encoded protein: MSTSSIVKEPVARALGESLARQDATAVGQGMPLRSNKANLAARDSRSQSHRKSHPADDTESESFEHRNWKGENPKHNHNASQLRGASGNTRPNKLGNREKRGGIHWAPLNIGLERRLQTFVVLCHTLTIAIFLTCFFFTCAIPLFWPILIPYLVYISLFSTTATSGTLGRRSEFLRSLRAWSIYVSYFPAQLHRSEPLLPTRKYIFGYHPHGIISHGAFAAFATEALGFSRLFPEITNTLLTLDSNFRIPFYREYALAMGLASVSRESCENLLTKGGADGEGMGRAITIVIGGARESLDALPHSIRLVLKRRKGFIKLAIRTGADLVPVLAFGENDLYEQVRSDHHPLIHKFQMLIKHTMGFTIPLFHARGVFNYDVGLMPYRCPLNIVVGRPIQVIQQHERDKIDDNYVNELHARYVSELRRLWDQWKDTFAKDRVSELEIIS
- the pxr1 gene encoding telomerase inhibitor/ribosome biogenesis protein PXR1 (COG:A;~EggNog:ENOG410PPE4;~InterPro:IPR000467;~PFAM:PF01585;~go_function: GO:0003676 - nucleic acid binding [Evidence IEA]), coding for MGLAAPRKRTKLSHDPNNVNWSRSTSGFGHKILSSQGWTPGSLLGARNAAHADMLTPASASHIRVTVKDDTLGLGARPKLLDEPTGLDAFKGLLGRLNGKSDVELEKEQRRRDDIKLARYAATKWQAVRFVRGGLLVQEKTDAATTKSPENGDRELNCSEESTNEKGNGTNNDASASVPNRGLKSNEKEKEEKKEKKEKKEKKEKKRKEKKDKKEKENSQVDEKDKSQRKRDKKAKKRKHSEDSEDLDSGTTTRDAVMMEANVAAGGMEASSVTAPTSTSKKGRVPLGRNVTRARHIAQKKRALLDDKSLNEIFMVKS
- the INP52 gene encoding SacI domain and endonuclease/exonuclease/phosphatase family protein (COG:I;~EggNog:ENOG410PGU5;~InterPro:IPR002013,IPR005135,IPR000300,IPR036691;~PFAM:PF03372,PF02383;~go_function: GO:0042578 - phosphoric ester hydrolase activity [Evidence IEA];~go_process: GO:0046856 - phosphatidylinositol dephosphorylation [Evidence IEA]); protein product: MSMSSLRIFCQDYPQRTIALVTPEHALIFYCSTDIVPNSQREPPRCLVEFSSLSSVDLKGYRVLGNGYGTLGLVTLNEDVFLCVVTGSSKAATVRPGETILRIDNVDFFCLNRPDYDGLDYEAEFATDEYNHATAPGVEDREFDYPFLALKKLLSDGSFYYSRDFNLTDRLQDRAEKSAAFDIGTLDEDMLWNSYMISSLLLFRSHLPPPERERLDSSKILTCVIRGFANTLTIPASVPILPPAQTNLPSTLTIISRQASRRAGTRFNSRGIDDDGNVANFVETETILWMPSGITFSYVQVRGSVPIFWEQATGFLPGQQKIEITRSTEATQHAFNKHFEHLELEYGAVHVVNLLSGLKSGETELSAKFRSHIMRRLEQKEDVGILSDHALLRVTEFDFHAETRGPLGYGASSQIRHEVMNSLQGFAYFLSEDSEYTATSVVGSSDSQKSSPIVLQQEGVFRTNCLDCLDRTNLVQTILSSMALELFLSQQGAALSTEVQMRHSTLWADNGDSLSKIYAGTGALKSSFTRHGKMSLAGALADARKTATRLYVNNFSDKARQKTIELLLGRLTNQMPVRLYDPLNDMVSQELSQRASEYSFARSIRVWAGTFNVNGSGLGPDVDLAPWLFPVLDQQGDEPTIFAVGFQEIVALSPQQIMSTDPTTRKVWENAVKSCLNSHSKSRGLGKYVLLRSGQLVGAALMVFVKEDVLKEIKNVEGSVKKAGLSGISGNKGGCAIRFEYSDTRICFVTAHLAAGFANYDDRNRDYETIESGLRFQKNRSIRDHDTIIWLGDFNYRIGQTNQNVRELLLRGDYQRLYDHDQLNLQMLAGRAFHFYSEGPVCFPPTYKYDTGRNEYDTSEKARVPAWCDRVLWKGSNLYQIYYNAADLRFSDHRPVCAKFICTINVIDESLKAQLRQALYDERQHGMHDSLAKGTMQVDIIDREAIQAAEITPALPAASSDNYKWWLDDGAPARSTMRPPANDFAVNVNRDSNPFFSNNEPDWVRISGPSELGTNMNSNTNTGQASPRSSECELLGVSPTQPEAADQQSIVTWGTQGSRRVTQDVKTAPPIPRKPISLSLRERSHDVKPGQTLLMRDEDTTRSESHLRPMKDLRSLEIAKPGSTSRDSGSNSSHAHRHNRQEAQQYTNTGRDTNDLLGDINDGSITWKPLL
- a CDS encoding uncharacterized protein (COG:S;~EggNog:ENOG410PQ4V), with translation MPFNITIGSDHSSISDEEDSSGIRGSPLSDSGSHVYQDPYDEWAHLPYPDELKPSDSASRPRTTGRTRMRAMDRMPASGSMRRHAPRRHYVQDREPLPRRSRRPPSPESPESEDSGEEYTAPYDRPSQDRRFWPPVSQGPAYAHNSSPGPSYTYPHETVPHGPFGHPNGAHPPSDQLVRVGHHSGMNQQSPYGHPLYPYSNQFHHHPPGAPISPFFVQDSPGHFGRHAHHPQVAHTRSSVQSPPPQALSHPIPSNGPHFYGGAPLNSHDLVPYGQNGYYPFREPYPMAPGMIQPYYGNYPRVPSPSREESSPSPPPAPPADAAKDEAIARLEKLILEERSEREAREAREAARQAEIEKEAAEQAAREERAAHEKQIAEEAAAAARAEAEQKAAEEAAKAKQEAEEAAAAAAAEAASAATEAANAAAAEAIAAAQAEAANQQPPPEDKKKPIKFKDAIGRKFSFPFELCCTWQGMEELIRQAFLHIEVIGPHVADGHYDLVGPNGDIILPQIWDTVIEPDWSITMHMWPIPEKPKTPEPPPAPEAPADPEPAPEPPAAPEPDPEPAPETAPEPEPEPAPEPEPPAAPEVEEAVPASEEPKKIGAKKQRQKDPGAFAMWVVGGHRMKSNKGWKVVRKAE